The Sus scrofa isolate TJ Tabasco breed Duroc chromosome X, Sscrofa11.1, whole genome shotgun sequence genome has a segment encoding these proteins:
- the LOC100523110 gene encoding 40S ribosomal protein S27-like, with the protein MPLAKDLLHSSLEEEKKKHKKKCLVQSPNSCFMDVKCPGYYKIAMIFNHAQQVVLCVGSSTELCHPTGGKARLTEA; encoded by the exons ATGCCTTTGGCTAAAGATTTACTACATTCATCcttggaagaggaaaagaaaaaacacaaaaagaaatgccTAGTTCAAAGTCCAAACTCTTGTTTTATGGATGTGAAATGCCCAGGTTACTACAAGATTGCCATGATTTTCAACCATGCTCA aCAGGTGGTTCTTTGTGTAGGTTCTTCAACAGAGTTGTGCCATCCAACAGGAGGAAAGGCCAGGCTCACAGAAGCGTGA